The segment CCCATGTCGGGTGCCGCTGAAGGCGGCCACTTCCTCCTCCAGGGCTTTTACCTCAGGCCCCAGAATATAACGTCCGCTCTCCAACACTCTTCTCATCGCCTCTTGAATCTCCCCGCCAATCCCCCGGTACTGGGCTGCCAGATCCAATAATGGCGTCCGGTTCATTTCTCCATCCCCCTCGCTCCCGTCGGGAAGCGTTGCTCCCCCGATTCCGCCAACTCCTGGAGCCTGACCGGTCGGCCGCATTCAGCCGCTTGTTGGCAAGCGATCACCAGGCTCAGCGCTCTCCTGCCGTCTTCCCCGGTCACCGGGGGCGATCCTCCGGAACGGACGGCCGCGGTCATACCCTCAATCAGGCATTGATGACCCGGCACGCCCCAAGGGTCCTCCTCCACCTGTTGAATCTCCCTGTCCGCACTCTCCCCGCTCAGATCGGCAAACCTCCAGGTCCGGATTCGTTGGGCCCTTGTCCCCCCGATCACCGCCGTGCCCCTCTCCCCGAACAGGGACAGGGATTCCTCCAGGTTGCCCGGATAAATCGTGACCGCCGCCTCGATCACGCCGAGGGCCCCGTTTTTGAACTTGAGGATGGAGACCGAAGTGTCTTCTGTCTCGATCCGCCTGAGACGGGTGGCCTGATAAGAGGCAACCTCCTCCACCTCCCCCATCAACCACAGGAGGAGATCCAGGTTGTGGATGGCTTGATTCATCAACACTCCCCCATCCATCCGACGTGTGCCTCTCCAGAGGGCTTGGTCATAATAGGCTTGATTCCGGTTCCAGCGGAGGGTGGCATTGGCATGACTGAAGGTTCCGAAAGCACCGGATTCCACCCGCTCCTTCAACCGGCGCATGGCCGGCCGGAAACGGTTGGGGTGAACCACACACAGCTGAACCCCGTTTTCCCTGCAAGCCTCAATCATCCGGTTGGCATCCTCCAGGGTGAGCGCCATCGGTTTTTCCACCACCACATGTTTCCCGGCATGTGCCGCCTGAACTGTGAGGTCCTTGTGCGTACCGCTGGGCGTGCAGATGTTGACCACATCCAGATCGGGATGTGCCAACATCTCCTCCACATCGGTATATTCAACCACATCCCCACCCATGAATGGTTTCAGACGGATCGGATCCGTATCGCAAACCGCAGCCAACCGGGCCCCCTCCACAGCCTGGATCGCCGCCACATGCCGGTTGGCGATGTGTCCGCATCCGATGATGCCGTAATGGATCATGATGGTCCCTCACTTTCTGAATGGTAGCGCCCGTCCGAAGACGGGCACGGTTGACGATCTGTCCTTTATTACAGGTATGTTACGACATCGGCATCAATGTAACATACTTGTAATATATTTGGAATCCGCAGAGGCCGATCTTTAAGAAATCTTAGTCATTTCTTTAACGACTCTTTTCTAAAAGCTTTGTGATTTAGTGCGTTATAAGACGGTCGGGATTGGGTTTCACATGTCGTTTTCGTTGTTCTGACGATCCAAAATCACTCCATGTGAAACCCAACCCTCCGTGCATAGCGAGACCGGGAACGGAGTGACCTGGGCGAGACTTGTGCTGGTGAGTGCATAGCGAGACCGGGAACGGAGTGCTGGTGAGTGCATAGCGAGACCGGGAACGAAGTGACCTAGGCGAGACTTGTGCCCTATGGGTATGACGGCTTTTTCACAACGCTTCTAACAGTTGAGTGTACAGCTTCACCATCCGTTCAGCATTTCTCTGCCAGGTGTGGGAGCCGGATTCCGCATAGGCCCGTTCCCCCATATCGTGGGCAAGGCCTTCGTCATCCATCAACAGAATCCGCAGATAACGAACCAGATCTTCCGGATCTTTCGGTTTTGCCAAAAACCCTGTCTTCCGGTGCTGAAGGATCTCGGAGATCCCTCCGACATCCGTCGCCACCACCGGCTTTCCACACCCCATGGCTTCCAGAAGAATGGAGGGAAGCCCTTCACTGAGACTGGACAAAGCCACCACATCACTGCTGTTGATCCACCAGGGAATTT is part of the Kroppenstedtia eburnea genome and harbors:
- a CDS encoding Gfo/Idh/MocA family protein, translating into MIHYGIIGCGHIANRHVAAIQAVEGARLAAVCDTDPIRLKPFMGGDVVEYTDVEEMLAHPDLDVVNICTPSGTHKDLTVQAAHAGKHVVVEKPMALTLEDANRMIEACRENGVQLCVVHPNRFRPAMRRLKERVESGAFGTFSHANATLRWNRNQAYYDQALWRGTRRMDGGVLMNQAIHNLDLLLWLMGEVEEVASYQATRLRRIETEDTSVSILKFKNGALGVIEAAVTIYPGNLEESLSLFGERGTAVIGGTRAQRIRTWRFADLSGESADREIQQVEEDPWGVPGHQCLIEGMTAAVRSGGSPPVTGEDGRRALSLVIACQQAAECGRPVRLQELAESGEQRFPTGARGMEK